In one Halosimplex halophilum genomic region, the following are encoded:
- a CDS encoding HdeD family acid-resistance protein, with the protein MSTDSSSAVSADVRRSWRYLMGAGLLITLLGLLAIAAPFVTGVAISILLGALLVVGGLGHAVNAFSAEGATGTVWQVALAALYAAAGISLLVNPVLGLATVTILLIAYFAIEGVIEVAMGLGTRSDPSWPWYVVSGTVSVLLAALLWAGFPSTAAWAVGLLTGIHLLSTGLLLTYVGYAGRRSGVASGRSAGEPRSG; encoded by the coding sequence ATGAGCACAGACAGTTCCTCGGCGGTCTCGGCGGACGTACGGCGGAGCTGGCGCTACCTGATGGGCGCCGGTCTCCTGATCACCCTCCTCGGGCTGCTCGCGATCGCCGCGCCGTTCGTCACCGGCGTGGCGATCTCGATCCTGCTCGGTGCGCTGCTCGTCGTCGGCGGGCTCGGACACGCCGTCAACGCGTTTTCGGCCGAGGGAGCCACCGGGACGGTCTGGCAGGTCGCGCTCGCGGCCCTCTACGCGGCCGCGGGGATCTCGTTGCTGGTCAATCCGGTCCTCGGCCTGGCGACGGTGACGATCCTGCTCATCGCCTACTTCGCGATCGAGGGCGTCATCGAGGTCGCGATGGGGCTCGGGACGCGGTCCGACCCCAGCTGGCCCTGGTACGTCGTGAGCGGGACCGTCTCGGTGCTGCTGGCGGCCCTGCTCTGGGCGGGGTTCCCGAGCACGGCCGCGTGGGCGGTCGGACTGCTCACGGGGATCCACCTGCTGTCGACCGGACTCCTGCTGACGTACGTCGGCTACGCGGGCCGCCGGAGTGGCGTCGCGAGCGGCCGGTCGGCGGGCGAGCCCCGGAGCGGGTGA
- a CDS encoding cryptochrome/photolyase family protein, translating to MTQPRPVVGTPDEYDTDDPDRVPWVLGTHLHPGVGPLDRAPEGSRVCMIEARGFARRKPYHHHKLTLVFAAMRHFRDGLREAGYEVEYVRAETFREGLATYFDRHPDDTLVAMRSPSHRSGDRFRDLVEAAGGDLELVTNELFCSTPEAFDEWTDGEGESDQFRHEDFYRWMRRESGVLMADGEPVGGEWNFDEDNREFPPDDWEAPPVYEPERDDLTREVAAWVADEFDTWGSTEGFAWPVTRADALAALDQFVAERLPEFGPYQDAMRADDPAMAHALLSPAVNVGLVHPWEAVTAIEDAYESREDVPLNSAEGAVRQFLGWREFVRHVYERTMPDLAEANRLGADRSLPDLFWSGDTDMACVGGSVGDVRERGYSHHIQRLMVLSNFATLWGVDPAALNEWFHAAYVDAYHWVTTPNVVEMGAYGSGVFATKPYVASANYVDRMSDYCEGCAYDPDRTTGRGACPLNALYWDFLARNEDELRSNHRMGLVYGHVDDKREDCEMDEVYQRVSELRTMEGEGDL from the coding sequence ATGACACAGCCACGCCCGGTCGTCGGCACCCCCGACGAGTACGACACGGACGACCCGGACCGGGTCCCCTGGGTCCTCGGGACCCACCTCCACCCCGGGGTCGGCCCGCTCGACCGCGCCCCCGAGGGGTCGCGCGTCTGCATGATCGAGGCCCGCGGGTTCGCCCGGCGCAAGCCCTACCACCACCACAAGCTCACGCTCGTCTTCGCCGCGATGCGCCACTTCCGGGACGGACTCCGCGAGGCCGGCTACGAGGTCGAGTACGTGCGGGCCGAGACGTTCCGCGAGGGCCTGGCGACGTACTTCGACCGCCACCCCGACGACACGCTCGTCGCGATGCGCTCGCCGAGCCACCGCAGCGGCGACCGCTTCCGCGACCTCGTCGAGGCCGCCGGCGGCGACCTCGAACTGGTCACCAACGAGCTGTTCTGCTCGACCCCCGAGGCCTTCGACGAGTGGACCGACGGCGAGGGCGAGAGCGACCAGTTCCGTCACGAGGACTTCTACCGGTGGATGCGCCGCGAGAGCGGCGTCCTGATGGCGGACGGCGAGCCCGTCGGCGGCGAGTGGAACTTCGACGAGGACAACCGCGAGTTCCCGCCGGACGACTGGGAGGCGCCGCCGGTCTACGAGCCCGAACGCGACGACCTCACGCGCGAAGTCGCCGCGTGGGTCGCCGACGAGTTCGACACCTGGGGGTCGACCGAGGGCTTCGCCTGGCCGGTCACCCGGGCGGACGCGCTGGCCGCCCTCGATCAGTTCGTCGCCGAACGGCTCCCCGAGTTCGGCCCCTACCAGGACGCGATGCGGGCCGACGACCCGGCGATGGCCCACGCCCTGCTCTCGCCGGCGGTCAACGTCGGGCTCGTCCACCCCTGGGAAGCGGTCACCGCCATCGAGGACGCCTACGAGTCCCGCGAGGACGTGCCGCTCAACTCCGCGGAGGGGGCGGTCCGCCAGTTCCTCGGCTGGCGGGAGTTCGTGCGCCACGTCTACGAGCGGACGATGCCCGACCTCGCCGAGGCGAACCGGCTGGGCGCCGACCGGTCGCTGCCCGACCTGTTCTGGAGCGGCGACACCGACATGGCCTGCGTCGGCGGCAGCGTCGGCGACGTACGCGAGCGCGGCTACTCGCATCACATCCAGCGGCTGATGGTGCTCTCGAACTTCGCGACGCTGTGGGGGGTCGACCCCGCCGCCCTCAACGAGTGGTTCCACGCGGCCTACGTCGACGCCTACCACTGGGTGACCACGCCCAACGTCGTCGAGATGGGGGCCTACGGCTCGGGCGTCTTCGCCACCAAGCCGTACGTCGCCTCCGCCAACTACGTCGACCGGATGAGCGACTACTGCGAGGGCTGCGCCTACGACCCCGACCGGACCACCGGGAGGGGCGCCTGCCCGCTGAACGCGCTGTACTGGGACTTCCTCGCGCGCAACGAGGACGAGCTGCGGAGCAACCACCGCATGGGCCTCGTCTACGGCCACGTCGACGACAAGCGCGAGGACTGCGAGATGGACGAGGTCTACCAGCGCGTCAGCGAACTCCGCACGATGGAAGGAGAGGGCGACCTGTAG
- a CDS encoding DUF7519 family protein, translated as MSGTEVTRRPGRHSLVVSGVAGATAAAMALVASAAGAAVAALGTAVLLAGVRRANHRAVDAGGAVAFVGVALAALSEAPAAAVLFGTVAAVVAWDAATNAVSLGRQLGAEADTVRAENLHAMVGAVVGLVTAAFGLVLFAVGPTGQPVTTVFVLLIAATLLVVALNR; from the coding sequence ATGAGCGGGACGGAGGTCACCCGCCGCCCGGGCCGGCACTCGCTGGTCGTCTCGGGCGTCGCGGGCGCGACGGCGGCGGCGATGGCGCTGGTCGCGAGCGCCGCGGGCGCGGCCGTGGCGGCGCTCGGGACGGCCGTGTTGCTCGCGGGAGTTCGGCGGGCGAACCACCGCGCCGTCGACGCCGGCGGGGCCGTCGCGTTCGTCGGCGTCGCGCTCGCGGCGCTGTCGGAGGCGCCCGCGGCCGCGGTCCTGTTCGGGACGGTCGCCGCCGTCGTCGCCTGGGACGCCGCCACCAACGCCGTCTCGCTGGGCCGCCAGCTCGGCGCCGAGGCCGACACAGTCCGCGCCGAGAACCTCCACGCGATGGTCGGCGCCGTCGTCGGCCTCGTCACCGCGGCCTTCGGCCTCGTCCTCTTCGCGGTCGGCCCGACCGGCCAGCCCGTCACCACGGTGTTCGTCCTCCTGATCGCCGCGACGCTGCTCGTCGTCGCGCTGAACCGGTAG
- a CDS encoding DUF58 domain-containing protein, with protein MSEDEPGRPDGERPDPEDWDPERAAPERPDGGRAVMDEAGEPSVDAGDGTESPSAGAGGRDGAGAETGTAAAATAGGAAGADAETPGPSAVSVRSSRVRSTNHWVGFAALVFCSAGLGALVRSRPLMLAAVAGVGYLAYANTTEAPEPALAVERRLSEDEPEPGDRVEVTVVVENVGEAVLPDLRVVEQVPEALAVTDGPARAATALRPGSRMTFSYEVLARRGAYRFEGLTVLARNASGSRERELDVETERAAITCLAPVDATDTVPLRGLTSPYTGRVPTDSSGEGTEFASLREYQHGDPLSRIDWNTYARDRTLTTMEFREERMATVVVVLDLRPEAYLQTGDDGPHAVDRGIDAARRVFNSLLDTGDRVGIAAFSAESVWLSPGSGPTHRARARELLSTHPALSPLPPDGRVYVRLRLRRLSQRLDDDAQVVFVSPMPDDTSAVIARSLHARGHAVTVLSPDPTASDTPGRRLAAVDRSNRLNDLRGSDVRVVDWGGDERLAEALERARRRWSG; from the coding sequence ATGAGTGAGGACGAGCCCGGACGGCCGGACGGCGAGCGGCCGGATCCGGAGGACTGGGACCCCGAGCGGGCGGCCCCGGAGCGGCCGGACGGCGGCCGTGCGGTGATGGACGAGGCCGGCGAGCCGTCGGTCGACGCTGGCGACGGGACCGAGTCGCCGTCGGCGGGAGCGGGCGGAAGGGACGGAGCGGGGGCGGAGACGGGAACGGCGGCCGCGGCGACAGCCGGGGGAGCGGCGGGCGCGGACGCGGAGACGCCGGGGCCCTCGGCGGTGTCGGTCCGCTCCTCGCGGGTCCGCTCGACGAACCACTGGGTGGGGTTCGCGGCGCTGGTCTTCTGCTCGGCCGGGCTGGGCGCGCTCGTCCGCTCGCGGCCGCTCATGCTCGCGGCCGTCGCCGGCGTCGGCTACCTCGCGTACGCGAACACGACGGAGGCGCCCGAGCCGGCGCTGGCCGTCGAGCGGCGCCTCTCCGAGGACGAGCCCGAGCCGGGCGACCGTGTGGAGGTGACGGTCGTCGTCGAGAACGTCGGCGAGGCGGTCCTGCCGGACCTGCGGGTCGTCGAGCAGGTGCCGGAGGCGCTGGCGGTCACCGACGGGCCGGCGCGGGCGGCGACCGCGCTCCGGCCTGGCTCGCGGATGACGTTCTCCTACGAGGTGCTCGCGCGGCGGGGCGCCTACCGCTTCGAGGGGCTGACCGTGCTCGCGCGCAACGCCAGCGGCAGCCGCGAGCGCGAGCTCGACGTCGAGACGGAACGGGCGGCGATCACCTGCCTGGCGCCGGTCGACGCGACGGACACGGTCCCGCTGCGGGGGCTCACCTCGCCGTACACGGGTCGGGTCCCGACGGACTCCTCCGGCGAGGGCACGGAGTTCGCGTCGCTGCGGGAGTACCAGCACGGCGACCCCCTCTCGCGGATCGACTGGAACACCTACGCCCGCGACCGGACGCTGACGACCATGGAGTTCCGCGAGGAGCGCATGGCGACGGTGGTCGTCGTCCTCGACCTGCGGCCGGAGGCGTACCTCCAGACCGGCGACGACGGGCCCCACGCGGTCGACCGCGGCATCGACGCCGCCCGGCGGGTGTTCAACTCGCTGCTGGACACGGGCGACCGCGTCGGGATCGCGGCGTTTTCGGCCGAGAGCGTCTGGCTGTCGCCGGGGTCGGGGCCGACCCACCGCGCCCGCGCCCGGGAGCTGCTGTCGACCCACCCGGCGCTGTCGCCGCTGCCGCCCGACGGGCGGGTGTACGTCCGGCTCCGGCTGCGCCGGCTGTCCCAGCGGCTCGACGACGACGCCCAGGTCGTGTTCGTCTCGCCGATGCCCGACGACACGAGCGCGGTGATCGCCCGCTCGCTGCACGCCCGGGGCCACGCCGTCACCGTGCTCAGCCCGGACCCGACGGCGTCGGACACGCCGGGGCGGCGGCTGGCGGCCGTCGACCGGTCGAACCGGCTGAACGACCTGCGGGGCAGCGACGTGCGGGTCGTCGACTGGGGCGGCGACGAGCGGCTGGCCGAGGCGCTCGAACGCGCGCGCAGGCGGTGGTCCGGATGA
- a CDS encoding DUF7269 family protein — MSRSVTATLGVILGVVGLAALAVPQITTPLPTGDPFVLVVGLVLLLGAVAQVQRRRHTDLDYAETPDAELAVDLPTPGDDLDRRLGRLRLTRFNESERRRISDEIGDVAAETIRRRERCSPEEARRALDEGTWTDDPFAAAFFTGRVPEAPTTDRLRELLDRESPFKRRAVRAVDAIERLLESDDRRDAGERTGDDDE; from the coding sequence ATGAGCCGGAGCGTCACGGCGACGCTGGGGGTGATCCTGGGGGTCGTCGGGCTCGCCGCGCTCGCCGTCCCACAGATCACGACGCCGCTGCCGACCGGCGACCCGTTCGTCCTGGTCGTCGGGCTGGTCCTCCTCCTGGGGGCGGTGGCGCAGGTCCAGCGCCGGCGCCACACCGACCTCGACTACGCGGAGACGCCGGACGCGGAGCTGGCCGTCGACCTGCCGACGCCGGGCGACGACCTGGACCGGCGGCTCGGCCGGCTGCGGCTGACGCGGTTCAACGAGTCCGAGCGCCGCCGCATCAGCGACGAGATCGGCGACGTGGCCGCGGAGACGATCCGCCGGCGCGAGCGCTGCTCGCCGGAGGAGGCCCGGCGGGCGCTCGACGAGGGGACCTGGACGGACGACCCGTTCGCGGCCGCCTTCTTCACCGGCCGGGTACCGGAGGCGCCGACGACCGACCGCCTGCGCGAGCTGCTCGACCGGGAGTCGCCGTTCAAGCGCCGCGCCGTCCGGGCGGTCGACGCCATCGAGCGGCTGCTGGAGTCCGACGACCGGCGGGACGCCGGCGAGCGAACGGGGGACGACGATGAGTGA
- a CDS encoding DUF4129 domain-containing protein — protein MDPSRLSPRTVALAVLCVAVIAFAAATLDSTTNPDPSAGAGYTGPVDELGGDRTPAEESTGDSRSRSNSPLDLDFDFEEGTPFQLCQPWLKQPLVQLLLLFGVFGVFSVGRWLDDAATGLAAVFVVGYPGFFLYLLFTTCRTDPGLLSLADGGRPAQEGGGLFGGQSTVAAPSFSTAALLVLVVATLVAVAALVLTGNHDQREEYESGGEDEDPEPEPSADVRAVGAAAGRAADRIEETDEFENEVYRAWAAMTEHLAVDRPESSTPAEFATAATAAGMDPADVARLTDIFEEVRYGGAEPTADRERAAVETLRRIEATYADADAGGDADAGGRGDGG, from the coding sequence GTGGATCCGTCACGTCTGAGTCCCCGGACGGTCGCCCTCGCGGTCCTGTGCGTCGCGGTGATCGCCTTCGCCGCGGCGACGCTGGACTCGACGACGAACCCGGACCCGTCGGCCGGCGCCGGCTACACCGGCCCGGTCGACGAGCTGGGCGGCGACCGCACCCCCGCCGAGGAGTCGACCGGCGACAGCAGGAGCCGGTCGAACTCGCCGCTGGACCTCGACTTCGACTTCGAGGAGGGGACGCCGTTCCAGCTCTGCCAGCCGTGGCTCAAACAGCCGCTCGTCCAGCTGCTGTTGCTGTTCGGGGTCTTCGGGGTGTTCTCCGTCGGGCGCTGGCTCGACGACGCGGCGACGGGGCTGGCCGCCGTCTTCGTGGTCGGCTACCCCGGCTTCTTCCTCTACCTGCTCTTCACGACCTGCCGGACGGACCCGGGGCTGCTCTCGCTGGCCGACGGCGGGCGGCCCGCACAGGAGGGCGGCGGGCTGTTCGGCGGCCAGAGCACGGTCGCGGCGCCGTCGTTCTCGACGGCCGCGCTGCTGGTGCTCGTGGTCGCCACGCTGGTCGCCGTCGCCGCGCTGGTGCTGACCGGCAACCACGACCAGCGCGAGGAGTACGAGTCCGGCGGCGAGGACGAGGACCCCGAGCCGGAACCGTCGGCGGACGTGCGGGCGGTCGGCGCGGCCGCGGGGCGGGCGGCCGACCGCATCGAGGAGACCGACGAGTTCGAGAACGAGGTCTACCGGGCGTGGGCGGCGATGACCGAGCACCTCGCGGTCGACCGGCCGGAGTCGAGCACGCCCGCGGAGTTCGCGACGGCCGCGACGGCCGCGGGGATGGACCCGGCGGACGTGGCCCGGCTCACCGACATCTTCGAGGAGGTGCGCTACGGAGGGGCGGAACCGACCGCCGATCGCGAGCGGGCGGCCGTCGAGACGCTGCGGCGGATCGAGGCGACCTACGCCGACGCGGACGCCGGCGGTGACGCGGACGCCGGCGGGAGGGGCGACGGCGGATGA
- the nadE gene encoding NAD(+) synthase: MSDAARHPRVLDLPRDETGLATTAVALRRLQELLPEFLVDLVADADAEGLVVPLDGGVATATAAALAVDAVGADDVLGLAMPAGLTDEATARTAETVAEMLGIDHRRLQLQPVLAAFQETVGAAGGPADDLVAADNAVERFRTATAYYFANRRGALVVGPVDRTARLLGSATKYGETGVDCLLFGDLYRTEVRALAGAMDLPVDVLDGEDRAPPGDATDTERLDVDAETVDRALRLHVDEGREPRAVADRLGIDRSVVTRLQEWCAATRHKRHMPPKPSTNR; this comes from the coding sequence GTGAGTGACGCGGCCAGGCACCCGCGCGTGCTGGACCTGCCCCGCGACGAGACCGGGCTGGCGACGACGGCCGTCGCGCTCAGGCGGCTCCAGGAGCTGCTGCCGGAGTTTCTCGTCGACCTGGTCGCCGACGCCGACGCCGAGGGGCTGGTCGTGCCGCTGGACGGCGGGGTCGCAACCGCGACGGCGGCGGCGCTGGCCGTCGACGCGGTCGGCGCCGACGACGTGCTCGGGCTCGCGATGCCGGCGGGGCTGACCGACGAGGCGACCGCCCGGACCGCCGAGACGGTCGCGGAGATGCTGGGGATCGACCACCGGCGGCTGCAGCTGCAGCCCGTGCTCGCGGCCTTCCAGGAGACGGTCGGCGCGGCGGGCGGCCCCGCCGACGACCTGGTCGCGGCGGACAACGCCGTCGAGCGCTTCCGGACGGCGACGGCCTACTACTTCGCCAACCGCCGGGGGGCGCTCGTCGTGGGGCCGGTCGACCGCACGGCCCGGCTGCTCGGGTCGGCGACGAAGTACGGCGAGACCGGCGTCGACTGCCTCCTGTTCGGCGACCTCTACCGGACGGAGGTGCGCGCGCTCGCCGGGGCGATGGACCTGCCGGTCGACGTGCTCGACGGCGAGGACCGCGCGCCGCCGGGCGACGCGACCGACACGGAGCGACTCGACGTCGACGCCGAGACGGTCGACCGGGCGCTGCGCCTGCACGTCGACGAGGGGCGGGAGCCGCGGGCGGTCGCCGACCGCCTGGGGATCGACCGCTCGGTCGTGACCCGGCTGCAGGAGTGGTGCGCGGCGACGCGACACAAGCGACACATGCCGCCCAAACCGTCGACGAACCGCTGA
- a CDS encoding FkbM family methyltransferase, translating into MQRVVSKLRTALSNPRAALPYVRSRLRVARGLAALSRYRLASLYVTDLLGGTDRFRTRLRDNDEERYLELDVLDFRMRVDALDEGLSRELLRDGVREPLATEAYRRELARLEDDRGPLTVVDVGANIGYFALQYPALSRRDGEVIAVEPLPDNVALLEENVALNGFEGSVSCHRCAVGSSSTRTTMHVSTHSNWGTVGDTMGMDHFVDEVEVPVRRLDDLLRDRGVALDAVDAVRMDVQGYEYEVVRGMSELLDRGDLGVLFLEIHPWYLRETGEYEEFLETLDAAGFEPVFVADGRTGVLRSEKASYTERELDVDSLDELRSVEFTTEVVLRRD; encoded by the coding sequence ATGCAGCGGGTGGTCTCCAAGCTACGAACGGCCCTGTCGAACCCGCGTGCGGCGCTGCCGTACGTCAGGTCGCGGCTGCGGGTGGCCCGCGGCCTGGCCGCGCTCTCGCGGTACCGCCTGGCGTCGCTGTACGTCACCGACCTGCTCGGGGGGACCGACCGGTTCCGCACCCGTCTCCGGGACAACGACGAGGAGCGCTACCTCGAACTCGACGTGCTGGACTTCCGGATGCGGGTGGACGCCCTCGACGAGGGGCTGTCCCGCGAGCTGCTGCGCGACGGCGTCAGGGAGCCGCTGGCGACGGAGGCCTACCGGCGGGAGCTCGCTCGACTCGAGGACGACCGCGGGCCGCTGACGGTGGTCGACGTGGGCGCGAACATCGGCTACTTCGCCCTCCAGTACCCGGCGCTGAGCCGGCGCGACGGCGAGGTGATCGCCGTCGAGCCGCTCCCGGACAACGTCGCGCTCCTGGAGGAGAACGTCGCGCTCAACGGGTTCGAGGGGTCGGTGTCGTGTCACCGGTGCGCCGTCGGGTCGTCGTCGACGCGGACGACGATGCACGTCTCCACGCACAGCAACTGGGGCACCGTCGGCGACACGATGGGGATGGACCACTTCGTCGACGAGGTCGAGGTGCCCGTCCGGCGGCTCGACGACCTGCTCCGCGACCGGGGGGTGGCCCTCGACGCCGTCGACGCAGTCCGGATGGACGTGCAGGGCTACGAGTACGAGGTAGTCCGGGGGATGTCGGAGCTGCTCGACCGCGGGGACCTCGGGGTGCTCTTCCTGGAGATCCACCCCTGGTACCTGCGGGAGACCGGCGAGTACGAGGAGTTCCTCGAGACGCTCGACGCGGCCGGCTTCGAGCCGGTCTTCGTCGCCGACGGCCGCACCGGCGTCCTCCGCTCGGAGAAGGCGAGCTACACCGAGCGGGAACTCGACGTCGACAGCCTCGACGAGCTGCGGTCGGTCGAGTTCACCACCGAGGTCGTCCTCCGGCGGGACTGA
- a CDS encoding DHH family phosphoesterase translates to MSQSSPSARPARELRALLEEGEAITVVCHNNPDPDCLASALALGRLAAAAGIDERRICYSGEISHQQNRALVTLLDIDLKRFDPERVRDRPAGSLLAFVDHSVPGRNNRVPPGTPVDIVVDHHPAEEIDARFVDHREAVGATATIFTEYVRELDAEPDEALATGLLFAIRRETLEFLRGTTRAEYEAAGYLHERADTDLLRQLASPSVTGATLDAIATAIENRRTRGAVLISNVGRTTERDALPQAADYLRTLEGVETAIVFGIVGRSIHLSGRTVDSRVHLGDALDDAFGDVGTAGGHRDMAGGEIPLGVFADYTDDDEHLLAMVEQVVSDRLVAELRLSDDSSG, encoded by the coding sequence ATGAGCCAGTCATCGCCGTCCGCGCGGCCGGCCCGGGAGCTCCGCGCCCTCCTCGAGGAGGGCGAGGCGATCACCGTCGTCTGTCACAACAACCCGGACCCGGACTGTCTCGCGAGCGCGCTCGCGCTCGGGCGACTCGCGGCCGCGGCCGGCATCGACGAGCGACGCATCTGCTACAGCGGCGAGATCTCCCACCAGCAGAACCGCGCGCTCGTCACCCTGCTCGATATCGACCTGAAGCGGTTCGACCCCGAGCGAGTCCGGGACCGGCCTGCGGGGTCGCTGCTCGCGTTCGTCGACCACTCGGTCCCCGGCCGCAACAACCGGGTCCCCCCGGGGACGCCGGTCGACATCGTCGTCGACCACCACCCCGCCGAGGAGATCGACGCCCGCTTCGTCGACCACCGCGAGGCGGTCGGCGCCACCGCCACCATCTTCACCGAGTACGTCCGCGAGCTGGACGCCGAGCCCGACGAGGCGCTCGCGACGGGGCTGCTGTTCGCCATCCGCCGGGAGACCCTGGAGTTCCTCCGCGGGACGACCCGCGCCGAGTACGAGGCCGCCGGCTACCTCCACGAGCGGGCCGACACCGACCTGCTCCGCCAGCTGGCCAGCCCGTCGGTCACCGGCGCCACGCTCGACGCCATCGCCACCGCCATCGAGAACCGCCGGACCCGCGGCGCGGTGCTCATCTCCAACGTCGGCCGGACGACCGAGCGGGACGCCCTCCCGCAGGCCGCCGACTACCTCCGGACGCTGGAGGGCGTCGAGACCGCCATCGTCTTCGGCATCGTCGGCCGGTCGATCCACCTCAGCGGGCGGACCGTCGACTCGCGCGTCCACCTCGGCGACGCGCTCGACGACGCCTTCGGCGACGTAGGCACCGCCGGCGGCCACCGCGACATGGCCGGCGGCGAGATCCCGCTCGGCGTCTTCGCCGACTACACCGACGACGACGAGCACCTGCTCGCCATGGTCGAACAGGTCGTCAGCGACCGCCTCGTCGCGGAACTCCGGCTGTCCGACGACTCGTCGGGGTGA
- a CDS encoding sulfite oxidase-like oxidoreductase encodes MGVRDVTDIHEEFDGERLPPGQRETERFPVLSLNQTPDFDPDDWEFTVRGAVDEELTYSWAEFRDLPTETQRQDFHCVTGWSRFDNEFVGVPFPEIAERAGVDDDAVHVMFGAMDGYSTNLPLEECMRREVLFVREFDGDPLPSDHGGPLRVVTPHKYAYKGAKWVDGVTFLTEPQRGYWEKRGYSNTANPWAEDRYTTV; translated from the coding sequence ATGGGCGTCAGAGACGTGACCGACATCCACGAGGAGTTCGACGGCGAGCGGCTCCCGCCGGGCCAGCGCGAGACCGAGCGGTTCCCCGTCCTCTCGCTGAACCAGACTCCCGACTTCGACCCCGACGACTGGGAGTTCACCGTCCGGGGCGCCGTCGACGAGGAGCTGACCTACTCCTGGGCGGAGTTCCGGGACCTGCCCACCGAGACCCAGCGCCAGGACTTCCACTGCGTGACGGGCTGGAGCCGCTTCGACAACGAGTTTGTGGGCGTCCCGTTCCCCGAGATCGCCGAGCGTGCGGGCGTCGACGACGACGCCGTCCACGTCATGTTCGGCGCGATGGACGGCTACTCGACGAACCTGCCCCTGGAGGAGTGCATGCGCCGCGAGGTGCTGTTCGTCCGCGAGTTCGACGGCGACCCGCTCCCGTCGGACCACGGCGGCCCCCTGCGGGTGGTCACCCCGCACAAGTACGCCTACAAGGGCGCCAAGTGGGTCGACGGCGTCACCTTCCTCACCGAGCCCCAGCGGGGCTACTGGGAGAAACGCGGCTACTCGAACACGGCGAACCCGTGGGCCGAGGACCGGTACACGACCGTCTGA
- a CDS encoding tudor domain-containing protein: protein MPVIRLEADSPERTQIGEGLVKFAVQAGRLETGRAEGRYFLRHDDGCAVDGRRIAPGDPFAFDTESGEIRCLDHVDEAAAAARAERE, encoded by the coding sequence ATGCCGGTCATCAGACTCGAAGCCGACTCGCCCGAGCGCACGCAGATCGGCGAGGGGCTCGTGAAGTTCGCCGTCCAGGCCGGTCGGCTGGAGACCGGCCGCGCGGAGGGGCGGTACTTCCTCCGCCACGACGACGGCTGCGCCGTCGACGGCCGCCGGATCGCCCCCGGCGACCCGTTCGCCTTCGACACCGAGTCCGGCGAGATCCGCTGTCTCGACCACGTCGACGAGGCCGCCGCGGCCGCCCGCGCCGAGCGCGAGTGA